One window of the Carnobacterium maltaromaticum DSM 20342 genome contains the following:
- the lysS gene encoding lysine--tRNA ligase, whose protein sequence is MSNETNQQEELNDQLKVRREKMEQLREKNIDPFGERFERTHLSSELHEAYDRFTKEELVEQKETATVAGRIMTKRGKGKVGFAHLQDRKGQIQIYVRKDAVGDDAYDIFKNADLGDFIGVTGEVMKTDTGEVTIKPTSLVQLSKALRPLPDKYHGLTNVEQRYRQRYLDLISNKESFDRFTKRSEIIREVRNYLNEQDYLEVETPTLHNLAGGAAARPFITHHNALDMELYLRIALELHLKRLIVGGMEKVYEIGRVFRNEGVDTTHNPEFTMLEVYTAYTDYKDVMDLTEGLIKTVANRVLGTGEITYGEVTVDLDTKWKRQHMLDAIKEYSGVDFWPVMSDEEARALAKENNVTITEHMQYGHVVNEFFETFVEEKLIQPTFIYGHPVEISPLAKKNPQDGRFTDRFEVFIVGNEYGNAFTELNDPIDQRERFEAQMRERAGGNDEAHQLDEDFLEALEYGMPPTGGLGIGIDRLVMLLTDASAIRDVLLFPTMRNH, encoded by the coding sequence ATGAGTAACGAAACAAACCAACAAGAAGAATTAAACGATCAATTAAAAGTGCGCCGCGAAAAAATGGAGCAATTACGAGAAAAAAATATTGATCCATTCGGTGAACGCTTTGAAAGAACGCATTTATCAAGCGAATTACATGAGGCTTATGATCGTTTCACTAAAGAAGAGTTAGTGGAACAAAAAGAAACGGCAACAGTTGCAGGTCGGATCATGACAAAGCGTGGCAAAGGTAAAGTTGGATTTGCCCATCTCCAAGATCGTAAAGGCCAAATCCAAATATATGTACGTAAAGATGCAGTTGGTGATGATGCTTATGATATTTTTAAAAATGCTGATTTAGGTGATTTTATTGGTGTAACAGGTGAAGTCATGAAAACTGATACTGGTGAAGTGACAATTAAACCAACATCATTGGTTCAGTTATCAAAAGCCTTACGTCCATTACCAGATAAATATCATGGCTTAACAAACGTTGAACAACGTTACCGTCAACGCTATTTAGATTTAATTAGTAATAAAGAAAGTTTTGATCGTTTTACAAAACGTAGTGAGATTATTCGTGAGGTCCGTAATTACCTAAATGAGCAAGATTATTTAGAAGTTGAAACTCCAACATTGCATAACTTAGCTGGTGGAGCAGCAGCTCGTCCATTTATTACACATCATAATGCATTAGATATGGAATTGTATTTACGCATTGCCTTAGAGTTACATTTAAAACGTCTAATTGTTGGTGGTATGGAGAAAGTCTACGAGATTGGTCGAGTATTCCGTAACGAAGGTGTTGATACAACCCATAATCCTGAATTCACCATGTTAGAAGTCTATACAGCATATACAGACTATAAAGATGTAATGGATTTAACGGAAGGTCTTATTAAAACTGTAGCCAACCGTGTGTTAGGTACTGGTGAAATCACTTATGGTGAAGTAACCGTTGATTTAGATACTAAATGGAAACGTCAGCACATGCTAGATGCAATCAAGGAATATTCAGGTGTTGATTTTTGGCCTGTAATGTCAGATGAAGAAGCTCGTGCTTTAGCAAAAGAGAACAATGTTACTATTACAGAGCATATGCAGTATGGTCATGTAGTTAACGAGTTTTTTGAAACATTTGTTGAAGAAAAATTAATTCAACCAACATTCATTTATGGTCATCCAGTTGAAATTTCTCCATTAGCTAAGAAGAATCCACAAGATGGACGTTTCACAGACCGCTTTGAAGTGTTTATTGTTGGAAATGAATATGGTAATGCCTTTACTGAATTAAATGATCCTATTGATCAAAGAGAACGTTTTGAAGCACAAATGCGTGAACGTGCAGGTGGAAATGACGAAGCGCATCAATTAGATGAAGATTTCTTAGAAGCGCTTGAATATGGAATGCCACCAACTGGCGGTTTAGGAATTGGGATTGATCGATTGGTTATGCTGTTAACAGACGCATCGGCTATTCGTGATGTTTTACTCTTCCCAACAATGCGCAATCACTAA
- the dusB gene encoding tRNA dihydrouridine synthase DusB codes for MWKIGDVEIPNRVVVAPMAGISNAAFRVTVKEFGAGLVVCEMISDKGIQTRNKKTLDMLHIEENEYPLSVQIFGGDKANLVEAAKFVEANTQAAIIDINMGCPVNKIIKAEAGAKWLLDPNKVYEMVAAVADAVKIPVTVKMRIGWDSDHVFAVENALAAERAGAGAVAMHGRTRVQMYEGQADWDVLRQVKQELTIPFMGNGDVRTPMDAKRMLDEVGADGVMIGRAALGNPWMIYQTKHYLETGILLPEPSAREKIKTAKLHLERLVNLKGEVIATREFRQHAAYYLKGISRAAKTKVAVNQATRPEEMARILDDFVDATEEREMKLAK; via the coding sequence ATGTGGAAAATTGGAGATGTTGAGATTCCTAATCGAGTAGTAGTTGCTCCAATGGCCGGAATCAGTAATGCAGCTTTTCGAGTGACAGTCAAAGAATTTGGTGCTGGTCTTGTTGTCTGTGAAATGATTAGTGACAAAGGAATTCAAACTCGTAACAAAAAAACTTTAGATATGTTGCATATTGAAGAAAATGAATATCCATTAAGTGTTCAAATTTTTGGTGGAGATAAAGCGAACTTAGTTGAAGCTGCAAAATTTGTTGAAGCCAATACTCAAGCCGCTATTATTGATATTAATATGGGGTGTCCAGTAAACAAAATAATTAAAGCTGAAGCTGGAGCAAAATGGCTATTAGATCCAAACAAAGTTTATGAAATGGTAGCAGCTGTTGCCGATGCTGTTAAGATTCCTGTGACAGTTAAGATGCGTATTGGCTGGGACTCAGATCATGTCTTTGCTGTTGAAAATGCATTGGCAGCTGAACGTGCAGGAGCAGGAGCGGTAGCGATGCATGGAAGAACGCGTGTCCAAATGTACGAAGGTCAAGCAGATTGGGATGTTTTACGACAAGTGAAGCAAGAGTTAACAATTCCTTTTATGGGGAATGGAGATGTTAGAACTCCGATGGATGCCAAAAGAATGTTGGATGAAGTTGGTGCAGATGGCGTGATGATTGGGCGAGCTGCTTTAGGTAATCCGTGGATGATTTATCAAACTAAACACTATTTAGAGACAGGCATTTTATTACCTGAACCATCGGCAAGAGAAAAGATAAAAACAGCTAAATTACATTTAGAACGTTTGGTAAATTTAAAAGGTGAAGTTATCGCAACCAGAGAATTTCGTCAACATGCTGCATACTACCTAAAAGGCATTTCTCGTGCGGCAAAAACTAAAGTTGCCGTTAATCAAGCAACACGTCCAGAAGAAATGGCGCGAATCTTAGATGATTTTGTTGATGCGACCGAAGAACGCGAAATGAAATTAGCGAAATAA
- a CDS encoding helix-turn-helix domain-containing protein yields the protein MLQLNTKTFNPEILYIFDCYNNGPSEGQHHHHDFLELSIIIDGAVDYVINDETVFLEKETILLFNPGVYHHERYQKGMESTQIHIGFRNFALQGFSRDHFPFNTSILHLTKFKTEFFDVCQEILMEKAKGEAGYDLMLKALVMKLIIYILRDADSSQLEINALKLSYEEQEKQTIVNDIIHYLENHHTEEVSLSSLSQTLYISPTYISRVFKEETGESPINYLIKLRLNRAKELMENEKDITVKEAANLVGYNDAYYFSKLFKKYYGLPPSAFLKRTS from the coding sequence ATGTTACAACTAAATACAAAAACATTTAACCCAGAAATTTTATATATCTTTGATTGTTACAATAATGGTCCTTCAGAAGGACAACACCACCATCATGACTTTCTCGAATTGTCGATTATTATTGATGGTGCCGTAGATTATGTAATCAATGATGAAACCGTTTTTTTAGAAAAAGAAACAATACTCTTGTTTAATCCTGGTGTTTATCATCATGAGCGTTATCAAAAAGGAATGGAAAGTACACAAATACACATTGGTTTTCGCAATTTCGCACTTCAAGGATTTTCACGTGATCATTTTCCTTTTAACACATCTATTCTTCATTTAACAAAATTTAAAACAGAATTTTTTGATGTATGCCAAGAAATTTTAATGGAAAAAGCCAAAGGTGAAGCGGGATATGACTTGATGTTAAAAGCATTGGTGATGAAATTGATTATCTATATTTTACGTGATGCCGACTCTAGTCAATTAGAAATCAATGCTCTAAAACTTTCCTATGAAGAGCAAGAAAAGCAAACCATCGTCAATGACATTATTCATTATTTAGAAAATCATCATACAGAGGAAGTTAGCCTAAGTTCTTTATCTCAAACATTGTATATCAGCCCAACGTATATTTCTCGAGTCTTTAAAGAAGAAACTGGAGAATCACCAATCAATTATCTGATTAAATTACGATTAAATCGTGCAAAAGAATTAATGGAAAATGAAAAAGATATCACAGTTAAAGAAGCGGCAAATTTAGTCGGCTATAATGATGCCTATTATTTTAGCAAGTTATTTAAAAAATATTATGGTTTGCCACCTTCAGCATTTCTAAAACGCACCAGTTAA
- a CDS encoding ABC transporter ATP-binding protein, with amino-acid sequence MGSIKWVWQYAKVYRWKTILATTLVLITSILSIVYPLLGGRIVDEVIDQGKSELLLPLLGAMIGVTFIRTVLRYSYQILFERIGQNSLFQIREDLYMKLQELDFNFFNQTRVGDIMARMTGDTDAIRHFVSWVFYNILENLLLFICAVVVMARIDWRLMLALVAITPLIGFLTMRMSQKAQPIFYEIRESFSRLNSMVEENISGNRVVKAFTREEFEIEKFNHHNDDFKQRNIDSAEVSKQYLPILDSLASSLTIITLVLGGYFVIIGQMTLGDLVAFNGFLWMLNMPMRMSGWLINDVQRFIASSFKIREMLGSKSRIPIVSEKPATALKGYVEFDDVSFHFDDDPETEVLSHISLKAEPGQTIGILGETGSGKSTLVNLIARFYDPTSGTVLIDGVDAKKWHVRELRDHIAIVMQDIFLFSDTIEENISFGVPGADSQEIERMARIADANHFIEKMPDGYETVVGERGVGLSGGQKQRISLARALMKNPAILILDDTTSAVDMETETKIQGELDQITVDKTTFIIAHRVSSVKDADEILIMDHGKIVERGTHESLLAYKGYYYEVYNKQLGNFDVTEVEPNG; translated from the coding sequence ATGGGAAGCATTAAATGGGTTTGGCAATATGCTAAGGTCTATCGATGGAAGACAATACTCGCAACTACCTTAGTATTGATTACCTCAATTTTAAGTATTGTGTATCCACTTTTGGGTGGAAGGATAGTGGACGAAGTCATAGATCAAGGGAAATCAGAATTATTACTGCCATTATTAGGTGCCATGATTGGTGTCACATTTATTCGAACAGTATTACGTTATAGCTATCAGATTTTATTTGAAAGGATTGGACAAAATTCACTATTTCAAATTCGTGAAGATTTGTATATGAAATTGCAAGAACTAGATTTTAATTTTTTTAATCAGACGCGTGTTGGAGATATTATGGCGCGAATGACTGGCGATACGGATGCGATTCGTCATTTTGTTTCATGGGTATTTTACAATATTTTAGAAAATTTACTATTATTTATTTGTGCCGTTGTAGTGATGGCTAGAATTGACTGGCGCCTTATGTTAGCTTTAGTTGCAATTACTCCTTTAATTGGTTTTTTAACAATGAGAATGTCTCAAAAAGCACAACCTATTTTCTATGAAATCAGAGAAAGTTTTTCACGCTTGAATTCAATGGTGGAAGAAAATATAAGTGGGAATCGTGTTGTTAAAGCATTTACAAGAGAAGAATTTGAAATTGAAAAATTTAATCACCATAATGATGATTTTAAGCAACGAAATATTGATTCAGCAGAAGTATCAAAACAGTATTTACCAATTTTAGATTCATTAGCAAGCAGTTTGACAATAATTACTTTAGTTTTAGGTGGCTACTTTGTTATTATTGGTCAAATGACGTTAGGGGATTTAGTCGCATTTAATGGTTTTTTGTGGATGTTAAATATGCCAATGCGCATGAGTGGTTGGTTAATTAATGATGTCCAACGATTTATCGCATCCTCCTTTAAAATTCGTGAAATGCTAGGTTCTAAATCTCGGATTCCAATTGTCTCTGAAAAACCTGCAACAGCTTTAAAAGGCTATGTTGAATTTGATGATGTGTCCTTTCATTTTGATGATGACCCAGAAACAGAAGTCCTAAGTCATATTTCTTTGAAAGCTGAACCTGGTCAAACGATTGGTATTCTAGGCGAAACAGGTTCAGGAAAATCGACGTTAGTTAATTTGATTGCACGTTTCTATGATCCTACCTCTGGAACTGTTTTAATTGATGGCGTTGATGCAAAGAAATGGCATGTACGTGAACTACGTGACCATATTGCGATCGTAATGCAAGATATATTCTTATTTTCGGATACGATTGAAGAAAATATTTCATTTGGTGTACCAGGCGCAGATAGCCAAGAAATCGAGCGTATGGCTCGCATAGCAGATGCTAACCATTTTATCGAGAAGATGCCTGACGGGTATGAGACGGTTGTTGGTGAACGTGGTGTCGGATTATCTGGCGGACAGAAGCAAAGAATTTCTTTAGCCAGAGCTTTAATGAAAAATCCGGCTATTTTAATTTTAGATGATACAACTTCAGCTGTTGATATGGAGACGGAGACAAAGATTCAAGGAGAACTAGATCAGATTACTGTCGACAAAACAACATTTATTATTGCACATCGAGTATCTTCTGTTAAGGATGCAGATGAAATTTTGATTATGGATCATGGGAAAATTGTAGAACGAGGAACTCATGAATCGCTCTTGGCATATAAGGGCTACTATTATGAAGTGTATAATAAACAACTTGGAAACTTTGATGTAACGGAGGTGGAACCAAATGGCTAG
- the cysK gene encoding cysteine synthase A produces the protein MVKIVSSVTQLIGETPIVKLNRVVPEDAADVYVKLEFFNAGGSVKDRIALNMIEVAEEEGILKPGDTIVEPTSGNTGIGLAMVAAAKGYQAILVMTDTMSIERRKILRAYGATLILTPGAEGMKGAIAKATELAAQPGYFMPMQFENLANPAVHEVTTGPEILEAFDGKGPDAFVAGVGTGGTLTGVGHVLKQANPDVLIYAVEPAESPVLAGGSPSPHKIQGIGAGFIPEVLDRTVYDGILEVASEEALLMGREVAAKEGILVGISSGAAIKAAIEVAKKLGKGKSVLAVVPDNGERYLSTALYPTVEGE, from the coding sequence ATGGTAAAAATTGTATCGTCAGTAACACAGTTAATTGGGGAAACGCCAATTGTTAAATTAAATCGCGTGGTTCCAGAGGATGCAGCGGATGTTTATGTAAAGCTTGAATTTTTTAATGCTGGAGGTAGTGTTAAAGATCGGATTGCTTTAAACATGATTGAAGTTGCTGAAGAGGAAGGTATTTTGAAACCAGGTGATACTATTGTCGAGCCTACTAGTGGAAATACAGGTATCGGTTTAGCCATGGTTGCTGCAGCTAAGGGCTACCAGGCTATTTTAGTAATGACGGATACAATGAGTATTGAAAGACGTAAGATATTACGTGCTTACGGTGCGACCCTTATTTTAACTCCAGGTGCAGAAGGTATGAAGGGAGCAATCGCTAAGGCAACTGAATTGGCAGCTCAGCCAGGTTACTTTATGCCGATGCAATTTGAGAACTTAGCGAATCCAGCAGTTCATGAAGTGACAACTGGTCCAGAGATTCTAGAAGCTTTTGATGGAAAAGGCCCTGATGCTTTTGTAGCAGGTGTAGGAACAGGTGGTACGTTAACTGGAGTAGGACATGTTTTAAAACAAGCTAATCCAGATGTTCTTATTTATGCAGTAGAGCCGGCAGAATCACCTGTTTTAGCTGGTGGTTCACCAAGTCCACACAAAATTCAAGGAATCGGTGCTGGCTTTATCCCAGAAGTATTAGATCGAACAGTTTATGATGGAATTTTAGAAGTAGCCAGTGAAGAAGCTTTACTAATGGGTCGTGAAGTTGCCGCTAAAGAAGGTATTTTAGTAGGGATTTCATCTGGTGCTGCAATTAAAGCCGCTATTGAGGTAGCTAAGAAACTAGGTAAAGGTAAATCTGTTTTGGCCGTCGTTCCAGATAACGGTGAGCGTTACCTTTCAACAGCGTTGTATCCAACTGTAGAAGGCGAATAA
- a CDS encoding ABC transporter ATP-binding protein → MARNKFDVDEELEQEFNKEHYQRLFQYVKPYKKPMLTTLFVILIANIATMLGPYFTKLVIDDVIPNKNMTLLGWLAVAFIVSVFVTGWCMRYRIQSITLIGQDMLKDMRSDIFEHLQKLPFSYFDSRPHGKILIRVVNYINTLSDLLSNGLINLISDVISVVITLIFMFAIDFKLTLYSLALLPVLFIFVMIIKNKQRKAYQVLSNKQSNLNAYIHESIAGIKVTQSFSREDENYKIFSEVSNEYRSSWMHAVKVQFLLWPGVQNIAVITTCLIYFVGIRGLGVEVSTGTLIAFIGYVNNFWNPVINIGNFYNSLITATAYLERIFETLDVEPDIKDAPDAFELPPIKGDVRFRHVTFRYEEGKDILKDISFHVLPGESIALVGPTGAGKTTVINLLSRFYDINEGEILIDGVDIRRVTLHSLRKQMGVMLQDTFIFSGTILDNIRYGKLDATEEEVIAAAKVVRAHDFIVDLKEGYHTAVKERGSTLSAGQRQLISFARALLADPKILILDEATSSIDTKTETLLQDGLDKLLEGRTSFIIAHRLSTIKNSSRIFYIDQGTVQEAGSHDELMAEKGYYYQLYQSQFDLLKEI, encoded by the coding sequence ATGGCTAGAAATAAATTTGATGTCGATGAAGAATTAGAACAAGAGTTTAATAAAGAACACTATCAACGCTTATTTCAATATGTAAAACCTTATAAAAAACCAATGCTAACTACATTGTTTGTCATTTTAATTGCAAATATTGCGACAATGCTAGGACCTTATTTTACTAAATTAGTTATTGATGATGTAATTCCAAATAAAAATATGACATTGTTAGGTTGGTTAGCTGTTGCTTTTATAGTCTCAGTATTTGTAACTGGTTGGTGTATGCGGTATCGAATCCAATCCATTACGTTAATCGGTCAAGATATGCTTAAAGATATGCGTTCAGATATTTTTGAACATTTACAAAAATTGCCATTCTCTTATTTTGACAGCCGACCACATGGGAAAATCTTGATCCGAGTAGTGAATTATATTAACACATTAAGTGATTTGCTTTCAAATGGATTAATTAATTTAATTTCAGATGTGATTAGTGTGGTCATTACGTTGATTTTTATGTTTGCGATTGACTTTAAATTAACGCTGTATAGCTTGGCTTTGTTACCAGTTTTATTCATTTTTGTAATGATCATTAAAAATAAACAACGAAAAGCCTATCAAGTTTTAAGCAACAAGCAATCGAATCTAAATGCGTATATTCATGAAAGTATTGCTGGAATTAAAGTAACACAATCATTTTCTAGGGAAGATGAGAATTACAAAATTTTTTCAGAGGTTAGCAATGAATATCGCTCTTCTTGGATGCATGCTGTAAAAGTTCAATTTCTTTTATGGCCGGGTGTTCAAAATATCGCTGTGATTACGACCTGTCTAATTTATTTCGTGGGAATCCGAGGCTTAGGTGTCGAGGTTTCAACCGGTACATTAATCGCTTTCATAGGTTATGTAAATAATTTTTGGAATCCAGTCATTAATATTGGGAATTTTTATAATTCATTAATTACAGCAACAGCCTATTTAGAAAGAATTTTTGAAACATTGGATGTAGAACCAGATATTAAAGATGCACCAGACGCATTTGAATTGCCCCCAATTAAGGGTGACGTCCGTTTTCGTCATGTAACCTTCAGATATGAAGAAGGCAAAGATATTTTAAAAGATATTTCATTTCATGTTTTACCGGGTGAGTCAATTGCTTTAGTTGGGCCGACTGGAGCTGGTAAGACGACCGTCATTAATTTGTTAAGCCGCTTTTATGATATCAACGAAGGCGAAATTTTAATTGATGGTGTGGATATCAGACGAGTGACATTACATTCTTTGAGGAAACAAATGGGTGTTATGCTACAAGACACATTTATTTTTTCAGGAACTATTCTAGACAATATTCGTTATGGAAAATTAGATGCAACCGAAGAAGAAGTGATTGCCGCTGCCAAGGTTGTTCGGGCTCATGATTTTATTGTTGATTTAAAAGAAGGATACCACACGGCTGTAAAAGAACGTGGTAGTACATTGTCTGCAGGACAAAGACAATTAATTTCTTTTGCACGAGCTTTGTTAGCTGATCCCAAAATATTAATTTTAGATGAAGCGACTTCAAGTATTGATACAAAAACAGAGACATTGTTACAGGATGGTTTAGATAAGTTGCTAGAAGGCCGAACTTCATTTATTATTGCCCATCGCTTATCTACCATTAAAAATAGCTCAAGAATCTTTTATATTGATCAAGGAACGGTTCAAGAGGCAGGTAGTCATGATGAATTAATGGCAGAGAAAGGCTATTATTATCAGTTATACCAATCTCAATTTGATTTATTAAAAGAAATATAG
- a CDS encoding DUF3781 domain-containing protein: MEKNTIIEKVCYTDLVFERVNKKLSKTMTQNEIKFLVLATLNDNRSQFEKIGKNYYVSNMPKGIKLVINSSTYRLITVDKI, from the coding sequence ATGGAAAAAAATACAATTATAGAAAAAGTTTGTTACACGGATTTAGTTTTTGAGCGAGTAAATAAAAAGCTTAGTAAGACTATGACACAAAATGAAATAAAATTCTTAGTGCTAGCTACTTTAAATGATAACAGAAGTCAATTTGAAAAAATAGGTAAAAATTACTATGTATCTAATATGCCAAAAGGAATAAAATTAGTCATTAACTCTTCAACGTACCGTTTGATAACTGTAGATAAAATTTAA
- a CDS encoding chloride channel protein — protein MHSICHKIKQLEFTQILFYLIKWFIYAGFVGTLTGALSAFFLKSLEKVTALQVHYSWLLFLLPLAGAFISYLYKDFGKNAHKGNNLVIEQAIGGEEKIPLRLIPLTLIGTLATHLFGGSAGREGTAVQMGGATADFVGRIIKINAKERRILIICGMSAGFSSVFGTPIAGTLFAMEVLVLGYFREEALFPSLWSALVANWVTLALGATHHIYQMGLIPTSTPLLILKLILAAILFGLTGRLFSRLTAYLKTKFSEWFPNPIFKSFFGGIIIIILVIVIGSRAYLGLSLPMLEQSFNGDLPPLSFLIKLIFTSVTLGAGFQGGEVTPLFVIGATLGSTLAPFLALPVSFLAGLGFIGVFSGATNTPIACFVMGLELFGTASLPYLFLICVISYLFSGNLGIYHSQLVQIKKGTLFEEDN, from the coding sequence GTGCACTCAATTTGTCATAAAATTAAACAGTTAGAATTTACTCAAATTCTCTTTTACCTGATTAAGTGGTTTATTTACGCTGGTTTTGTTGGTACTTTAACAGGCGCTTTATCTGCCTTTTTCTTAAAATCTTTAGAAAAAGTAACAGCTTTACAAGTACATTACTCTTGGTTACTTTTTTTACTGCCTTTAGCCGGGGCTTTTATTAGTTATTTATATAAAGACTTTGGAAAGAATGCCCATAAAGGCAATAATTTAGTCATTGAGCAAGCGATTGGTGGGGAAGAAAAAATCCCTTTACGCCTAATCCCTTTAACATTGATAGGAACCTTAGCCACGCATCTTTTTGGTGGTTCTGCTGGTCGCGAAGGAACTGCTGTACAAATGGGTGGTGCTACTGCAGATTTTGTCGGGCGAATCATTAAAATTAATGCTAAAGAGAGACGCATTCTCATTATCTGTGGAATGAGTGCAGGATTTAGTTCTGTTTTTGGCACACCTATAGCTGGAACTTTATTTGCTATGGAAGTGCTCGTATTAGGCTATTTCCGCGAAGAAGCACTATTTCCTAGCTTATGGTCTGCTTTAGTAGCAAACTGGGTTACACTAGCTCTTGGCGCCACTCATCACATTTATCAAATGGGACTAATTCCAACTAGCACACCACTCCTAATCTTAAAATTAATTTTGGCAGCAATTTTATTCGGCTTAACTGGACGTCTTTTTAGTCGACTAACGGCTTATCTAAAAACAAAATTTAGTGAATGGTTTCCTAACCCTATTTTTAAAAGTTTTTTTGGTGGGATCATAATTATCATCTTAGTCATCGTTATTGGCAGTCGTGCTTATCTAGGATTGAGTTTACCGATGTTAGAACAATCATTTAATGGCGACCTTCCACCTTTATCTTTTCTAATTAAATTAATTTTCACATCTGTGACCCTTGGAGCAGGTTTTCAAGGAGGAGAGGTTACACCACTATTTGTCATTGGGGCTACTCTAGGAAGCACGTTAGCACCTTTCCTAGCTCTTCCAGTATCATTCTTAGCAGGTTTAGGATTTATCGGTGTATTTTCTGGAGCAACAAACACTCCCATTGCATGTTTTGTCATGGGCTTAGAGCTTTTTGGAACAGCTAGTTTGCCTTATTTATTCTTAATTTGTGTTATTAGCTATTTATTTTCAGGAAACCTGGGCATCTATCATTCCCAATTAGTTCAAATAAAAAAAGGAACACTTTTCGAAGAAGACAATTAA